A section of the Streptomyces sp. NBC_00178 genome encodes:
- a CDS encoding NAD(P)/FAD-dependent oxidoreductase → MAPDSRGTSPGTRPSVRILVVGGGYVGMYTALRLQRKLRRRLKSGEAEIVVVTPEPYMTYQPFLPEAAAGSISPRHVVVPLRRVLKDCTIVIGEAERVDHAKRTATVTTLATADDGTGAVEIPYDEIVIAPGSVSRTLPIPGLADFGIGFKTVEEAIGLRNHVIEQMDIASATRDPAVRDAALTFVFVGGGYAGVEALGELEDMARYTSRYYHNIKPADLRWVLVEATGRILPEVGEAMGKYAVRELRGRNIDVRLETRLDSCEGRVAVLSDGSRFPTRTLVWTAGVKPAPLLAATDLPLTERGRIRCTAALAVDGAPHAWAAGDAAAVPDLTSAEPGTETAPNAQHAVRQAKVLSDNILATLAGRPTEDYRHSYAGSVASLGLHKGVAHVYGRKLKGYPAWLMHRAYHLSRVPTFNRKARVLAEWTLAGLFKREIVSLGSLEHPRAEFALAAGGHTPPEPTEASPPKDEEPPRDSG, encoded by the coding sequence ATGGCACCAGATTCCCGGGGCACGTCCCCCGGCACCCGGCCAAGTGTGCGCATTCTCGTCGTCGGCGGCGGCTACGTCGGGATGTACACCGCACTGCGTCTCCAGCGGAAGCTGCGGCGGAGACTCAAGAGCGGTGAGGCCGAGATCGTGGTGGTCACGCCCGAGCCCTACATGACCTATCAGCCGTTCCTGCCCGAGGCCGCCGCCGGATCGATCTCCCCCCGCCACGTCGTCGTGCCGCTGCGCAGGGTCCTCAAGGACTGCACCATCGTCATCGGTGAGGCGGAGCGGGTCGATCACGCCAAGCGCACCGCGACGGTGACGACGCTCGCCACGGCGGACGACGGCACGGGTGCGGTCGAGATCCCGTACGACGAGATCGTCATCGCTCCCGGGTCCGTCTCGCGGACCCTGCCGATTCCGGGTCTCGCCGACTTCGGCATCGGCTTCAAGACCGTCGAGGAAGCCATCGGTCTGCGCAACCACGTCATCGAACAGATGGACATCGCCTCGGCCACCAGGGACCCCGCCGTCCGTGACGCCGCCCTCACCTTCGTCTTCGTGGGCGGCGGCTACGCCGGAGTCGAGGCGCTCGGCGAACTGGAGGACATGGCCCGCTACACCTCGCGGTACTACCACAACATCAAGCCCGCCGACCTGCGGTGGGTCCTCGTCGAGGCGACGGGGCGCATCCTGCCGGAGGTCGGCGAGGCGATGGGCAAGTACGCCGTCCGGGAACTCCGGGGCCGCAACATCGACGTACGGCTAGAAACCCGTCTGGACAGCTGCGAGGGCCGGGTCGCCGTGCTCAGTGACGGGTCGCGCTTCCCCACCCGCACCCTGGTGTGGACCGCCGGCGTCAAACCCGCCCCGCTCCTCGCGGCCACCGACCTGCCCCTCACCGAGCGCGGCCGGATCCGCTGCACCGCCGCGCTCGCCGTCGACGGGGCCCCGCACGCCTGGGCGGCCGGCGACGCCGCCGCCGTGCCCGACCTCACCTCGGCCGAACCGGGCACGGAGACCGCGCCGAACGCGCAGCACGCCGTACGCCAGGCCAAGGTCCTCTCGGACAACATCCTCGCCACGCTCGCGGGCCGGCCCACCGAGGACTACCGGCACTCCTACGCCGGGTCCGTCGCCTCGCTCGGCCTGCACAAGGGCGTCGCGCACGTGTACGGCCGCAAGCTCAAGGGCTATCCGGCCTGGCTGATGCACCGCGCCTACCACCTCAGCCGTGTACCGACCTTCAACCGGAAGGCGCGGGTCCTCGCGGAGTGGACCCTGGCCGGGCTGTTCAAACGCGAGATCGTCTCCCTCGGTTCGCTCGAACACCCGCGCGCGGAGTTCGCCCTGGCCGCAGGCGGACACACGCCCCCGGAGCCCACCGAGGCATCCCCGCCGAAGGACGAGGAGCCCCCTCGCGACTCCGGCTGA
- a CDS encoding MFS transporter codes for MGAALRRIQLGSALSAFGLGFTVPYLYVYVAQVRDLGAGTAGVVLAVFAMAALAVLPFTGRAIDRRGPLPVLIVAAGASAVGAAALGVSGSVWSAVLSAALLGAGTAVIQPALSTMLVWCSSTSTRTRAFAMQFFLQNLGLGIGGLLGGQLVDVQSPSSFTVLFLIEAAMFVVLGVIASTVRMPRAPSITDAVPVGGSAPKAGLRVLLSHRAMLQLCVLGFVIFFACYGQFESGLAAYSTEAAGIKPSTLGLALAANTAVIVVAQFVVLRLVERRRRSRVIAGVGLIWAFAWIVAGYAGLGHGSQTIATAAMISTYALFGLGESMLSPTVAPLVADLAPESMVGQYNSAFALVKQLALAVGPAVGGPLAASLHGPYIVTFVLFSLGITVLALKLGRRLTPVQDNPSLAAQPSRVVAVSIPEGEAATAAAAVR; via the coding sequence ATGGGTGCAGCGCTGCGGCGGATCCAGCTGGGCAGCGCGCTGAGCGCGTTCGGCCTCGGGTTCACCGTCCCGTATCTGTACGTCTACGTGGCGCAGGTGCGGGATCTTGGTGCCGGTACGGCTGGTGTCGTACTGGCTGTCTTCGCCATGGCAGCGCTGGCCGTACTGCCGTTCACCGGTCGTGCCATCGACCGGCGCGGGCCCCTGCCCGTGCTGATCGTCGCCGCCGGTGCGTCCGCCGTGGGTGCCGCCGCGCTCGGGGTCTCCGGCAGCGTGTGGTCCGCAGTGCTGTCCGCCGCGCTTCTGGGCGCCGGCACCGCGGTCATACAGCCGGCGCTCTCGACGATGCTGGTGTGGTGCTCGAGCACCTCCACCCGCACCCGCGCCTTCGCCATGCAGTTCTTCCTGCAGAACCTCGGCCTCGGCATCGGGGGCCTGCTCGGCGGACAGCTGGTGGACGTGCAGAGTCCGTCGAGCTTCACCGTGCTGTTCCTCATCGAGGCGGCGATGTTCGTCGTCCTCGGCGTGATCGCGTCCACCGTGCGCATGCCCCGGGCCCCGTCCATCACCGACGCGGTGCCCGTCGGCGGCTCCGCACCCAAGGCCGGGCTGCGTGTACTGCTCTCCCACCGGGCCATGCTGCAGCTGTGCGTCCTGGGCTTCGTGATCTTCTTCGCCTGCTACGGACAGTTCGAGTCGGGACTCGCGGCCTACAGCACGGAGGCGGCGGGGATCAAGCCGTCCACCCTGGGTCTGGCGCTGGCGGCCAACACCGCCGTCATCGTCGTCGCGCAGTTCGTCGTGCTCCGCCTCGTGGAGCGGCGGCGGCGCAGCCGGGTCATCGCGGGCGTCGGCCTGATCTGGGCCTTCGCCTGGATCGTGGCGGGTTACGCGGGCCTCGGGCACGGCAGTCAGACGATCGCGACGGCCGCGATGATCTCGACGTACGCCCTGTTCGGGCTCGGGGAGTCGATGCTGTCGCCGACCGTCGCCCCGCTCGTCGCCGATCTGGCCCCCGAGTCCATGGTCGGTCAGTACAACTCGGCGTTCGCCCTGGTCAAGCAGCTGGCCCTCGCGGTCGGGCCGGCCGTGGGCGGGCCTTTGGCGGCGTCGCTGCACGGGCCGTACATCGTGACCTTCGTGCTGTTCTCGCTGGGCATCACCGTGCTGGCCCTCAAGCTGGGCCGTCGGCTCACCCCTGTACAGGACAATCCGTCGCTCGCGGCGCAGCCTTCGCGGGTGGTCGCCGTGTCGATCCCCGAGGGCGAGGCCGCCACAGCCGCAGCCGCCGTGCGCTGA
- a CDS encoding ATP-binding SpoIIE family protein phosphatase, with protein MNFTRWSARFPGTQRRAAARDDRSSVPAARAESVRQAPADAPAEAVPESDGPAPGPSLEALSAGALLGRLPAPVALLHGPDHRITYVNEAYTTAFGPRPCGTPAAEAMPELAELSLLPLLDQVLRSGTSRTVKSRKVLAGNSYTVTCTPVAAGDPDGEPGVLVYATDVTDHAEAAQRLRSSERRHRETAVTLQRSLLPQDLEQPDDLRIAATYQPGGTDAAVGGDWYDVITLGAGRTALVIGDVMGRGVRAAAVMGQLRTAVRAYARLDLPPHEILQLLDVIAAEIDANQIATCVYAVHDPNEGHLVYASAGHLPILVCDEDGTVHRAEDPTGPPLGTGGWVHTSGTIALPPGSTAVLYTDGLVERRSEDIDEGVASLERALAGAKGAPQVVCDRLIRALGVTAEHDDDVAVLVVQHPARTGTSAELFHNASLELLGGIEAAPRARAFAGGVLASWRFPVELCDLGVLAASELVANSLQHGTPPMRLGLRRTDRRLIIEVTDGDDHLPRRRRAEPADEAGRGISIIATIASSWGSRRTPGGGKAVWCEFALPG; from the coding sequence GTGAACTTCACGCGCTGGAGCGCCCGCTTCCCCGGAACGCAGCGTCGAGCCGCCGCGCGGGACGACCGCAGTTCCGTACCTGCCGCCCGCGCGGAGTCCGTGCGGCAGGCACCCGCGGACGCACCCGCGGAAGCCGTCCCGGAATCCGACGGCCCCGCCCCGGGCCCCTCGCTGGAGGCACTGTCGGCCGGTGCCCTGCTGGGCCGCCTGCCCGCCCCCGTCGCGCTGCTCCACGGCCCCGACCACCGCATCACCTACGTCAACGAGGCCTACACGACCGCCTTCGGGCCCCGGCCGTGCGGGACACCCGCGGCCGAGGCCATGCCGGAGCTCGCCGAACTGAGTCTGCTGCCGCTGCTGGACCAGGTCCTGCGCAGCGGCACCTCCCGCACGGTCAAGTCGCGCAAGGTCCTGGCCGGCAACTCGTACACCGTCACCTGCACGCCCGTGGCCGCGGGCGACCCGGACGGGGAGCCCGGCGTCCTCGTCTACGCCACCGACGTCACCGACCACGCCGAAGCGGCGCAACGGCTGCGCTCCAGCGAGCGCCGCCACCGCGAGACGGCCGTCACCCTCCAGCGCTCCCTGCTGCCGCAGGACCTCGAACAGCCGGACGACCTGCGGATCGCGGCCACCTACCAGCCGGGCGGCACCGACGCGGCGGTCGGCGGCGACTGGTACGACGTCATCACCCTCGGCGCCGGGCGCACCGCCCTCGTCATCGGTGACGTGATGGGGCGCGGGGTGCGCGCCGCGGCCGTCATGGGGCAGCTGCGCACCGCGGTCCGTGCCTACGCCCGCCTCGACCTGCCGCCGCACGAGATCCTTCAGCTGCTCGACGTCATCGCCGCCGAGATCGACGCGAACCAGATCGCCACCTGCGTCTACGCCGTGCACGACCCCAACGAGGGGCACCTCGTCTACGCCTCGGCGGGGCACCTGCCCATCCTCGTGTGCGACGAGGACGGCACGGTCCACCGCGCGGAGGACCCCACCGGGCCGCCGCTGGGCACGGGCGGCTGGGTCCACACCTCGGGGACGATCGCGCTGCCGCCGGGTTCCACCGCGGTGCTCTACACGGACGGCCTGGTCGAACGCCGCAGCGAGGACATCGACGAAGGAGTGGCCTCCCTGGAGCGCGCCCTGGCCGGCGCCAAGGGGGCGCCCCAGGTGGTCTGCGACCGGTTGATCCGCGCCCTGGGGGTGACGGCGGAGCACGACGACGACGTGGCGGTGCTCGTCGTCCAGCACCCGGCCCGTACGGGGACGAGCGCCGAGCTCTTCCACAACGCCTCGCTCGAACTCCTCGGCGGCATCGAAGCGGCACCGAGGGCGCGCGCCTTCGCCGGCGGGGTCCTGGCCTCCTGGCGGTTCCCCGTCGAGCTGTGCGACCTGGGCGTGCTCGCCGCCAGCGAGCTCGTGGCGAACTCCCTCCAGCACGGCACCCCGCCCATGCGGCTCGGCCTGCGCCGCACCGACCGCCGCCTGATCATCGAGGTGACGGACGGGGACGACCACCTGCCGCGCCGTCGCCGGGCCGAGCCCGCCGACGAGGCGGGGCGCGGCATCTCCATCATCGCGACCATCGCCTCGTCATGGGGCAGCCGGCGCACCCCCGGGGGCGGCAAGGCCGTGTGGTGCGAATTCGCGCTTCCCGGCTGA
- a CDS encoding TetR/AcrR family transcriptional regulator gives MHIQDLHGQSAVGSTAEGHGRLSPVAAVGVVGTAAIAPRSAPLRVDAQRNLEHVLRAAREVFGELGYGAPMEDVARRARVGVGTVYRRFPSKDVLVRRIAQEETARLTDQARSALGQEEEPWSALSRFLRTSVASGAGRLLPPQVLRVGAEPDDPAAIPGQAAADGDTRVPHQRQMTGQPGLRVVEQHTAAEDSLDDDPGVAELLDVVGSLVNRARESGELRGDVTVADVLLVIATAAPALPDPAHQAAASARLLDILLEGLRSRPA, from the coding sequence ATGCACATTCAGGATTTGCATGGGCAGAGTGCTGTCGGCTCCACCGCAGAGGGTCATGGGCGGCTGAGTCCGGTGGCTGCGGTCGGCGTGGTCGGGACGGCGGCGATCGCCCCCCGTTCGGCACCGCTCCGCGTGGACGCACAGCGCAATCTCGAACACGTCCTGCGCGCCGCGCGTGAGGTGTTCGGCGAACTGGGTTACGGCGCGCCGATGGAGGACGTGGCCCGCCGCGCCCGGGTCGGCGTGGGCACGGTCTACCGGCGTTTCCCGAGCAAGGACGTGCTCGTGCGCCGGATAGCCCAGGAGGAGACGGCCCGGCTCACCGATCAGGCGCGGTCCGCCCTCGGGCAGGAGGAAGAGCCGTGGTCGGCGCTCTCCCGTTTCCTGCGGACCTCCGTGGCGTCGGGGGCCGGGCGGCTGCTGCCGCCCCAGGTGCTCCGGGTCGGCGCTGAGCCCGACGACCCTGCGGCGATACCGGGTCAGGCTGCGGCGGACGGCGACACACGCGTCCCGCACCAGCGCCAGATGACGGGCCAGCCCGGCCTCCGGGTGGTCGAGCAGCACACGGCGGCCGAGGATTCCCTCGACGACGACCCGGGGGTGGCGGAGCTGCTCGACGTCGTGGGGAGCCTGGTGAACCGGGCTCGCGAGTCGGGAGAGCTGCGCGGCGATGTGACGGTGGCCGATGTGCTGCTGGTCATCGCCACGGCGGCGCCCGCACTGCCGGACCCCGCTCACCAGGCCGCCGCATCGGCCAGGCTGCTGGACATCCTGCTGGAGGGGCTCCGCTCCCGCCCCGCGTAA
- a CDS encoding sigma-70 family RNA polymerase sigma factor: MSGDAQQEEPADGGAVVGGGGVTGTDGSAPGHMPSRPQQPAPRRRSGDSAEGGTVLPGPWSPAEEAGPPDSGTGSTPSYAVPLQREGRAGSADLGPSDAQLIQGMRAGDDPAYEELFRRHSGAVRRYARTCCRDAHTADDLTAEVFARTLQAVRGGKGPQEAVRAYLMTSVRHVAAAWTKSAKREHLVDDFAVFAARATRSSELSEADTLDLGADVLAMHEADRSMAMQAFRSLPERWQAVLWHTTVEEESPSEVAPLFGLTANATAVLAVRAREGLRQAYLQAHVSQSLTAGGDCAQYADRLGAHARGGLRTRAERGLRKHLDECARCRVAAGELDRVNAGIPALLPVAVIGWFAAGYAVKAAGIAAGGAVGAAGAGAAAAATGSASSGGGAAGGAAVSEGLGAPVKAGIAAAVAVAAATGLVWALSGDDRAPEERPVAKPPAAAPAAPVPAPPPRQEPEPDPAPPPSRPAPPAPEPPPAPEPRPAPSRSSAPAPTPTPAKPTPAPPTPAPPAPAPPEPVPPEPVPPAPEVYQVNRLAYSVAGDHTEPEIVLRRSTGVFWQRDGLSIASKSYAHGVTAPSLSSVTVQLNRACTRYEATVGVDDLTLGLGAVRFSVYDGAGARLWRSPVMRGGDPAVPARVGIQGRESIRLVVEPSGALGGVALADWAESRISCR, translated from the coding sequence ATGAGCGGTGACGCGCAGCAGGAAGAGCCGGCCGACGGTGGCGCCGTGGTGGGCGGGGGCGGCGTGACGGGCACCGACGGTTCCGCGCCCGGTCACATGCCGAGCCGGCCACAGCAGCCCGCCCCCCGTCGCCGTTCCGGGGACTCAGCCGAGGGCGGCACGGTGCTCCCCGGTCCCTGGTCGCCCGCCGAGGAGGCCGGGCCACCGGATTCCGGAACCGGAAGTACCCCTTCGTACGCGGTCCCTCTGCAGCGCGAGGGCCGAGCGGGCTCCGCCGATCTCGGCCCGTCCGACGCCCAGTTGATCCAGGGCATGCGTGCGGGGGACGACCCGGCGTACGAGGAGCTGTTCCGGCGGCACTCGGGAGCGGTGCGCCGCTACGCCCGCACGTGCTGCCGGGACGCCCACACAGCGGACGACCTGACGGCCGAGGTGTTCGCCAGGACCCTGCAGGCGGTGCGTGGCGGCAAGGGCCCGCAGGAGGCCGTCCGGGCCTACCTCATGACCTCGGTCCGGCATGTGGCCGCCGCCTGGACGAAGAGCGCGAAGCGCGAGCACCTGGTCGACGACTTCGCCGTGTTCGCCGCCCGGGCCACCCGTTCCAGCGAACTGTCCGAGGCCGACACCCTCGACCTCGGGGCGGACGTGCTGGCCATGCACGAGGCCGACAGGTCGATGGCCATGCAGGCGTTCCGCAGCCTGCCGGAGCGCTGGCAGGCGGTGCTGTGGCACACCACGGTGGAGGAGGAGTCGCCGAGCGAGGTCGCCCCGCTGTTCGGCCTGACGGCCAACGCCACGGCGGTCCTGGCCGTACGGGCCCGCGAAGGGCTCAGGCAGGCCTATCTCCAGGCCCATGTGAGTCAGTCGCTGACGGCCGGCGGTGACTGCGCGCAGTACGCCGACCGGCTCGGCGCCCACGCCCGCGGCGGACTGCGGACCCGTGCCGAGCGCGGCCTGCGCAAGCACCTGGACGAGTGCGCCAGGTGCCGGGTCGCCGCGGGTGAGCTCGACCGTGTGAACGCCGGGATTCCGGCGCTGCTCCCGGTCGCGGTCATCGGATGGTTCGCCGCGGGCTACGCGGTCAAGGCGGCGGGCATCGCCGCCGGCGGAGCGGTGGGGGCGGCAGGTGCCGGAGCGGCCGCCGCGGCCACGGGCAGCGCGTCGTCGGGCGGCGGAGCGGCGGGCGGAGCCGCAGTGTCGGAAGGGCTCGGCGCCCCGGTGAAGGCCGGGATCGCCGCCGCGGTGGCCGTGGCGGCCGCCACCGGGCTGGTGTGGGCCCTGTCCGGCGACGACCGGGCGCCGGAGGAACGTCCGGTGGCGAAGCCGCCGGCCGCGGCACCCGCTGCGCCGGTGCCCGCTCCCCCGCCGCGGCAGGAGCCCGAGCCGGACCCGGCACCGCCGCCGTCCAGGCCGGCCCCTCCGGCACCCGAGCCGCCGCCCGCCCCCGAGCCGCGGCCGGCACCGTCCCGGTCATCCGCTCCGGCCCCGACGCCGACCCCTGCGAAGCCCACCCCCGCGCCGCCCACCCCCGCGCCGCCCGCGCCCGCCCCGCCGGAGCCCGTGCCGCCGGAGCCGGTGCCGCCCGCGCCGGAGGTCTACCAGGTGAACCGCCTGGCGTACTCCGTCGCCGGGGACCACACGGAGCCCGAGATCGTGCTCCGCCGGAGCACCGGGGTGTTCTGGCAGCGCGACGGGCTGTCGATCGCCTCCAAGTCCTACGCGCACGGTGTGACCGCTCCCTCCCTCTCGTCGGTCACCGTGCAGCTCAACCGGGCGTGCACCCGTTACGAGGCGACGGTGGGGGTCGACGACCTGACCCTCGGTCTCGGCGCGGTGCGGTTCTCCGTGTACGACGGTGCGGGGGCGCGGCTGTGGCGGTCCCCGGTGATGCGGGGAGGTGACCCCGCGGTCCCGGCGCGTGTCGGAATCCAGGGGCGGGAGAGCATCCGGCTCGTCGTGGAGCCCTCAGGGGCCCTCGGCGGGGTGGCGCTCGCCGACTGGGCGGAGTCGCGGATCAGCTGCCGCTGA
- a CDS encoding ATP-binding protein produces MRYLILGVTEARDEHGGALPVGGARLRALLAALAVRAGRPASVAALIDDVWADAPPQDAPAALQALVGRLRRALGREAVTAAPGGYRLEAGPDDVDLHVFERLVRQGSAELASGRPGAAAGTLRDALALWRGPALADLPGDESGRRAEAHRLTALQQRIEADLVRGATAGLVPELRELTAAHPYDERLRAQLLRGLRAEGRQADALVAYEEARRVLADGLGTDPGPELSALHRELLDTGGPSGRGSAAPRVPGAPRVPDDPGPGDLGAEEGNIRPRLTSFVGREPELRLIRSDLSRSRLVTLTGPGGSGKTRLAEESAAGQGAWIAELAPLDDPSAVPGAVLSALGLRETALLQGGSREGPAVPQDPTERLVEHLSHRSRHRPFLLVLDNCEHVVDAAAALAETLLTRCPGLRVLATSREPLGVPGEMVRPVGPLPPDPAHRLFAERARAVRPDFAPDTGEGGDTGAVAEICRRLDGLPLAIELAAARLRLLTPRQIADRLDDRFRLLTSGSRTVLPRQQTLRAVVDWSWDLLSPDERTVLRQVSVFAGGWDLAAAEAVTGPDAAALLGALVDKSLVVATPTGGGMRYRLLETIHEYAAERVAETPGVRDAAARAHTAYFLALAEKADGRLRSEGQLPWIERLEADLDNIRAVLHRTVVAHPCEPVAVRLVLAMGWFWWLRNFRIEGTTWTERTSALGEDPSDETDPRYWPRMHLHMLRFLLAMENRPTDSINEDEELLTLIGRVTEVFGACGPEAARFPGLLWPMTLYMRREYTPRVHAHFDAAVANTRAYGGDWEYGVTLMFRTHMLVDTPLGMNGIDGDLAELRALSRRNGDRYLRAQVASAAAEADMMRGRYDEARADYEEALQLAREVGAHAETPFLLGRLAELSYRTGDLDAAGKGLDEAEAEAERRQVLDARAYIGFLRASIALTAGRAAEARRHIESVNCGESYGNPPPQFEAAVLGLSARISVFEPGAGPEAGLRGITDALRLAVDSECAEVVTAHLAEAAGSILPKVGRHAIAVRLLAASDTWRAYGPRSAVEEAEVTAVLAALRERLGEQAYDEARAEGQGLTPRDVIALLTDAVVRLTDDGALPTDDGARLTDDGALPTDAVALPTDDVDGTGTVEAEGTGTVEAADGTDRDRSGTPPVSGS; encoded by the coding sequence GGCGCGAGACGAGCACGGCGGAGCGCTGCCCGTCGGCGGCGCGCGGCTGCGCGCCCTGCTCGCGGCGCTCGCGGTGCGGGCCGGGCGTCCCGCGTCCGTCGCCGCGCTCATCGACGACGTGTGGGCGGACGCGCCGCCGCAGGACGCGCCCGCCGCCCTCCAAGCACTCGTCGGACGGCTGCGCCGCGCCCTCGGCAGGGAGGCGGTGACGGCAGCCCCCGGCGGCTACCGGCTGGAAGCGGGCCCGGACGACGTCGACCTCCACGTCTTCGAGCGGCTCGTCCGGCAGGGCTCCGCGGAGCTCGCCTCCGGCAGACCCGGGGCAGCCGCAGGCACCCTGCGCGACGCGCTCGCCCTGTGGCGGGGCCCCGCCCTCGCCGATCTCCCCGGGGACGAGTCCGGGCGCAGGGCGGAGGCCCACCGGCTCACCGCGCTCCAGCAGCGCATCGAGGCCGACCTCGTCCGCGGCGCCACGGCGGGCCTCGTCCCCGAGCTGAGAGAGCTGACGGCCGCCCACCCGTACGACGAGCGGCTGCGCGCGCAACTGCTCCGGGGGCTGCGCGCCGAGGGCCGGCAGGCCGACGCGCTCGTCGCGTACGAGGAGGCGCGCAGGGTTCTCGCGGACGGTCTCGGTACCGATCCGGGGCCGGAACTCAGCGCGCTCCACCGGGAGCTCCTCGACACCGGCGGGCCGTCCGGGCGGGGCTCTGCCGCTCCCCGGGTTCCCGGCGCTCCGCGGGTACCCGATGATCCGGGTCCAGGCGATCTTGGTGCGGAGGAGGGAAACATCCGGCCCCGGCTCACGTCCTTCGTCGGCCGCGAGCCCGAACTCCGCCTCATCCGCTCCGACCTGTCCCGCTCCCGGCTGGTCACCCTCACGGGCCCCGGTGGTTCCGGCAAGACCAGGCTCGCCGAGGAGTCCGCGGCCGGGCAGGGCGCCTGGATCGCCGAACTCGCCCCGCTCGACGACCCCTCGGCGGTCCCCGGCGCCGTCCTCTCCGCCCTCGGACTGCGCGAGACGGCCCTGCTGCAGGGCGGCTCCCGCGAGGGGCCCGCCGTGCCGCAGGACCCCACCGAGCGACTGGTCGAGCACCTGTCCCACCGGTCACGTCACCGCCCCTTCCTGCTCGTGCTCGACAACTGCGAACACGTCGTCGACGCCGCCGCCGCCCTCGCCGAGACGCTCCTCACCCGCTGCCCCGGACTGCGCGTCCTCGCCACCAGCCGCGAGCCGCTGGGCGTGCCGGGGGAGATGGTCCGCCCGGTCGGCCCGCTGCCACCCGACCCCGCCCACCGGCTCTTCGCCGAGCGCGCCCGCGCCGTGCGGCCGGACTTCGCCCCGGACACCGGGGAGGGCGGTGACACGGGAGCCGTGGCGGAGATCTGCCGCAGACTCGACGGACTCCCCCTGGCCATCGAACTCGCCGCCGCCCGCCTCCGGCTGCTCACCCCGCGCCAGATCGCCGACCGCCTCGACGACCGCTTCCGGCTGCTCACCAGCGGCAGCCGCACCGTGCTGCCGCGGCAGCAGACGCTGCGAGCGGTCGTCGACTGGTCCTGGGACCTGCTGTCCCCGGACGAGCGGACCGTGCTGCGGCAGGTGTCCGTCTTCGCGGGCGGATGGGACCTGGCGGCGGCCGAAGCGGTGACCGGCCCCGACGCCGCCGCCCTGCTGGGCGCACTGGTCGACAAGTCACTCGTCGTCGCCACCCCCACCGGCGGCGGCATGCGCTACCGCCTGCTGGAGACGATCCACGAGTACGCCGCCGAACGCGTCGCCGAGACCCCCGGCGTCCGCGACGCCGCGGCCCGTGCCCACACGGCGTACTTCCTCGCGCTGGCCGAGAAGGCCGACGGCCGCCTGCGCTCCGAAGGCCAGCTCCCCTGGATCGAACGCCTGGAGGCGGACCTCGACAACATCCGCGCCGTCCTCCACCGCACGGTCGTGGCCCACCCCTGCGAGCCGGTGGCGGTGCGCCTGGTGCTCGCCATGGGGTGGTTCTGGTGGCTGCGCAATTTCCGTATCGAGGGCACGACCTGGACCGAACGCACCTCGGCGCTCGGCGAGGACCCGTCCGACGAGACCGATCCCCGCTACTGGCCGCGGATGCACCTGCACATGCTGCGGTTCCTCCTCGCCATGGAGAACCGGCCGACCGACAGCATCAACGAGGACGAGGAACTCCTCACCCTGATCGGCAGGGTGACCGAGGTTTTCGGCGCCTGCGGCCCGGAGGCCGCCCGGTTCCCCGGACTGCTATGGCCGATGACCCTGTACATGCGGCGCGAGTACACACCCCGCGTCCACGCCCACTTCGACGCCGCCGTCGCCAACACCCGGGCGTACGGCGGTGACTGGGAGTACGGCGTCACGCTGATGTTCCGCACCCACATGCTCGTCGACACCCCCCTCGGCATGAACGGCATCGACGGGGACCTCGCCGAGCTGCGCGCCCTCAGCCGCCGTAACGGCGATCGCTACCTGCGCGCCCAGGTCGCGAGCGCCGCAGCCGAGGCGGACATGATGCGGGGGAGGTACGACGAGGCGCGGGCGGACTACGAGGAGGCATTGCAGCTCGCCCGGGAGGTCGGTGCCCACGCCGAGACACCTTTCCTGCTGGGGCGCCTGGCCGAACTCTCCTACCGGACCGGTGACCTCGACGCCGCCGGGAAGGGCCTGGACGAGGCGGAGGCCGAGGCCGAACGCCGACAGGTCCTGGACGCCCGGGCCTACATCGGCTTCCTGCGCGCCTCGATCGCCCTCACGGCGGGCCGGGCCGCCGAGGCCCGGCGCCACATCGAATCCGTGAACTGCGGCGAGTCGTACGGCAATCCGCCCCCGCAGTTCGAGGCGGCGGTCCTCGGGCTCTCCGCCCGCATCAGCGTGTTCGAGCCGGGGGCCGGCCCCGAAGCCGGGCTGCGCGGGATCACCGACGCGCTCCGGCTCGCCGTGGACTCCGAATGCGCGGAGGTGGTCACCGCCCATCTGGCGGAGGCGGCCGGAAGCATCCTGCCGAAGGTCGGCCGGCACGCCATCGCGGTCCGCCTCCTCGCGGCCTCCGACACCTGGCGGGCGTACGGGCCCCGGTCCGCGGTGGAGGAGGCCGAGGTCACGGCCGTACTGGCGGCCCTGCGCGAACGGCTGGGCGAGCAGGCGTACGACGAGGCGCGCGCCGAGGGGCAGGGGCTGACGCCGAGGGACGTCATCGCGCTGCTCACGGACGCCGTCGTCCGGCTCACGGATGACGGCGCGCTGCCCACGGACGACGGCGCCCGGCTCACGGATGACGGCGCACTGCCCACCGACGCCGTCGCGCTGCCCACGGACGACGTTGACGGGACCGGCACCGTCGAGGCCGAGGGGACCGGCACCGTCGAGGCCGCCGACGGGACCGACCGGGACCGGTCCGGGACGCCACCGGTCAGCGGCAGCTGA